The following are from one region of the Sandaracinus amylolyticus genome:
- a CDS encoding transglutaminase family protein, with amino-acid sequence MIDDALDTLDRAVAARFAGAIWIGSEPTFTDASSFDAEWNGAALGPTKEARARALVARIAARRPWCVVLRSVGRQYGAEDVPRWSYGLWGRRDREVVWRGPRDPLLGAAVMAERDAREACERARDAIAEALAAQGASVGCFEGEHDLRIVARADGSALEPSDARLLAPSPHEVKTPDRGLDDALAREGTWLFRLRVEAAEDGATVRLELPGIARVDELQRVFDLLARALEPIALPSLILAGHPPPVDARIAHATVTPDPAVIEVNAAPHASARAFADDAREWHDAAREVGLAPRRLFYDGEASDSGGGGQITIGGPSADESPFFVAPALLPRLVALCAAHPSLSYLFAVDNVGPWSQSPRADENVRASFVELAFAMERLSEQTLHRDVLQGTLGPFLRDVTGNAHRAEINVEKLWNADLPQRGRLGLVELRAFRMARSPERAAALGAMVRALVAYLASTELPLALPDWGDALHDRWLLPTLLARDLDAVLAMLRDAGLGLGHTLEDELRAAPERVIGVVEDGQSRLTITRALEIWPLIGDAGSQEQHAARWIDASARRIEIRVEGEASASSYVVVNEHPIALRTLDDHTALRGVRHRAFIPARGLHPGLPAQVPLRVGWAREGAARALEMTLHDWRPGGGAYDGLPQDDDEARRRREERFVVREIDAPSIVRPRDTTRWTFDLRGAHGGAR; translated from the coding sequence ATGATCGACGACGCGCTGGACACCCTCGACCGCGCCGTCGCAGCGCGCTTCGCAGGCGCGATCTGGATTGGCAGCGAGCCGACGTTCACCGACGCGAGCTCGTTCGACGCGGAGTGGAACGGCGCGGCGCTCGGGCCCACGAAGGAGGCCCGGGCGCGCGCCTTGGTCGCGCGCATCGCGGCGCGGAGGCCGTGGTGCGTGGTGCTGCGATCGGTCGGGCGGCAGTACGGCGCGGAGGACGTGCCGCGCTGGTCGTACGGCCTCTGGGGACGGCGCGATCGCGAGGTCGTGTGGCGCGGTCCACGCGATCCGCTGCTCGGCGCGGCGGTGATGGCGGAGCGCGACGCGCGCGAGGCGTGCGAGCGCGCGCGTGATGCGATCGCGGAGGCGCTCGCGGCGCAGGGCGCGTCGGTCGGGTGCTTCGAGGGCGAGCACGATCTGCGCATCGTCGCGCGCGCCGACGGCAGCGCGCTCGAGCCGAGCGACGCGCGCCTCCTCGCGCCCTCGCCGCACGAGGTGAAGACACCCGATCGCGGCCTCGACGACGCGCTCGCGCGCGAGGGCACGTGGCTCTTCCGTCTTCGTGTCGAGGCCGCGGAGGACGGCGCGACGGTGCGCCTCGAGCTGCCGGGCATCGCGCGCGTCGACGAGCTCCAGCGCGTCTTCGATCTCCTCGCGCGCGCCCTCGAGCCGATCGCGCTGCCCTCGCTGATCCTCGCGGGACATCCGCCGCCCGTCGACGCGCGCATCGCGCACGCGACGGTCACTCCGGACCCCGCGGTGATCGAGGTGAACGCGGCGCCGCACGCGAGCGCACGCGCGTTCGCCGACGACGCGCGCGAGTGGCACGACGCGGCGCGCGAGGTCGGGCTCGCGCCACGCCGGCTCTTCTACGACGGCGAGGCATCGGACTCGGGCGGCGGCGGGCAGATCACGATCGGCGGTCCGAGCGCCGACGAGAGCCCCTTCTTCGTCGCGCCCGCGCTGCTGCCGCGCCTCGTCGCGCTGTGCGCCGCGCACCCTTCGCTCTCGTATCTCTTCGCGGTCGACAACGTCGGTCCGTGGAGCCAGTCGCCGCGCGCCGACGAGAACGTGCGCGCGAGCTTCGTCGAGCTGGCGTTCGCGATGGAGCGCCTGTCGGAGCAGACGCTCCATCGCGACGTGCTCCAGGGAACGCTCGGGCCCTTCCTGCGCGACGTGACGGGCAACGCGCACCGCGCCGAGATCAACGTCGAGAAGCTGTGGAACGCGGACCTTCCGCAGCGCGGACGGCTCGGCCTCGTCGAGCTGCGCGCGTTCCGCATGGCGCGATCGCCGGAGCGCGCAGCCGCGCTGGGCGCGATGGTGCGCGCACTCGTGGCGTACCTCGCGAGCACCGAGCTCCCGCTCGCGCTGCCGGACTGGGGCGACGCGCTGCACGATCGATGGCTGCTCCCGACGCTCCTCGCGCGTGACCTCGACGCGGTGCTCGCGATGCTGCGCGATGCGGGCCTCGGCCTCGGGCACACCCTCGAGGACGAGCTGCGCGCGGCGCCGGAGCGGGTGATCGGCGTCGTCGAGGATGGTCAATCGCGCTTGACCATCACCCGCGCCCTCGAGATCTGGCCGCTGATCGGCGATGCGGGATCGCAGGAGCAGCACGCTGCGCGATGGATCGACGCGAGCGCGCGCCGCATCGAGATCCGCGTCGAGGGCGAGGCGAGCGCGTCGTCGTACGTCGTGGTCAACGAGCACCCGATCGCGCTGCGCACGCTCGACGATCACACCGCGCTCCGCGGGGTGCGGCACCGCGCGTTCATCCCGGCGCGCGGCCTGCACCCGGGGCTTCCCGCGCAGGTCCCGCTGCGCGTCGGCTGGGCGCGCGAGGGCGCGGCGCGCGCGCTCGAGATGACGCTGCACGACTGGCGTCCCGGCGGCGGCGCATACGACGGGCTCCCCCAGGACGACGACGAGGCGCGCCGGCGCCGCGAGGAGCGCTTCGTGGTGCGCGAGATCGACGCGCCCTCGATCGTGCGCCCGCGCGACACCACGCGCTGGACGTTCGATCTCCGTGGCGCTCACGGCGGCGCGCGGTAG
- a CDS encoding DUF2126 domain-containing protein translates to MRVRLRHETRYRYPRPALLGPHLVRLHPAAHARADLLTYQLGIEPAHQLRWQQDPSGNRIARVTFPSGRGADELSVVVDCALEIRPVNPFDFFVDDDAKEIPFVYAPGLAAELAPYRAQRELGPRTRAFVESLAPRGYVTEWLVELNRRVASEVRYVIRDEAGIQTSEETLAVGRGSCRDSAVLLVDALRARGLAARFVSGYLVQLADEGDIPEEQRGVSHDVVDLHAWAEVFVPGGGWIGLDGTSGLLCGEGHVPLACTADPVLASPVEGTASEPGAITFSMEIARIGHEPSPKRPYTEDQWKELVACGHRVDDALGRRGITLTMGGEPTFVSRAHVKEPEWNTTALGETKWTHGVALARELATRFGGAVSSDAAGGARSGVLVMQRMGKHYPGESLPRWAIDLIWRRDGEPIWRDLRRLAFPGKEKPNVEIGEAQADTLARAIARRLGVETTPVAGYEDPWVHAVQEENLPDDVDPLAASLRDPEARRTLARVLGRGLDRVVGYAVPIGREGERWVTSKWSFRRGAMFLVPGDSPMGLRLPLDRLPGSPPPFFEKDPTTVGEAFAPRMQRPGDIRPVHTLAADGILRTALVTEVRDGVMHVFVPPMPSADDFLELVAIVEDASVETGLPVRVEGYAPPHDARLRTCAVTPDPGVLEVNVPFTDRFGEYVSTMETIADAARHAGLTTMKLQLDGRESGTGGGHHLTLGGPSPNDSPFLRRPDLLASLLRYLQAHPSLSYLFTGLFVGPTSQAPRIDEARHESLYELELALARIPRHGSSDTPPPPWLIDRLLRNLLIDVSGNTHRTELSIDKLWDPGSPSGRLGLVELRAFEMPPHERMAVAQMLLVRGMMSMLAASPWEKPLVRWGSELHDRFMLPHYLWRDLEDVLADLERSGVTMDGAWFRPFLELRCPMLGKLQTGDVSLELRAAIEPWPVLGDEPLAGGTARHVDSSLERVEVRVDGLVEGRHAVMVNGLMLPLRATGRAAERVAGVRFRAWQPPFCLQPTIGLHHPLRFDVVDLWARRSLGACTYHVWHPEGRAYDEPPLTLAEAAARRAARFTTLGHAPHPVVPIETKPHPDQPFTLDLRRYPVDRRVNGG, encoded by the coding sequence ATGCGCGTCCGCCTCCGCCACGAGACCCGATACAGGTATCCGCGCCCCGCGCTCCTCGGGCCTCACCTCGTCCGCCTCCACCCCGCCGCGCACGCCCGCGCCGATCTGCTGACGTACCAGCTCGGCATCGAGCCCGCGCACCAGCTGCGGTGGCAGCAGGACCCCTCGGGCAACCGCATCGCGCGCGTGACCTTCCCCTCGGGGCGCGGCGCCGACGAGCTGTCGGTCGTCGTCGACTGCGCGCTCGAGATCCGTCCCGTCAATCCGTTCGACTTCTTCGTCGACGACGACGCGAAGGAGATCCCGTTCGTCTACGCGCCCGGGCTCGCGGCGGAGCTCGCGCCCTATCGCGCCCAGCGCGAGCTCGGCCCGCGCACCCGCGCGTTCGTCGAGTCGCTCGCGCCGCGCGGCTACGTGACCGAGTGGCTCGTCGAGCTCAACCGTCGGGTCGCGAGCGAGGTCCGCTACGTCATCCGCGACGAGGCCGGCATCCAGACGAGCGAGGAGACGCTCGCCGTCGGTCGCGGCAGCTGTCGCGACAGCGCGGTGCTGCTCGTCGACGCGCTGCGCGCGCGCGGTCTCGCGGCGCGCTTCGTGAGCGGCTACCTCGTCCAGCTCGCCGACGAGGGCGACATCCCCGAGGAGCAGCGCGGGGTCTCGCACGACGTCGTCGATCTCCACGCGTGGGCCGAGGTGTTCGTACCGGGCGGCGGGTGGATCGGGCTCGACGGCACGAGCGGTCTGCTCTGCGGCGAGGGGCACGTCCCGCTCGCGTGCACCGCGGATCCGGTGCTCGCTTCGCCGGTCGAGGGCACCGCGAGCGAGCCGGGCGCGATCACGTTCTCGATGGAGATCGCGCGCATCGGTCACGAGCCGAGCCCGAAGCGCCCGTACACCGAGGACCAGTGGAAGGAGCTCGTCGCGTGCGGTCATCGCGTCGACGACGCGCTCGGGCGGCGCGGCATCACCCTCACGATGGGCGGCGAGCCGACGTTCGTCTCGCGCGCGCACGTGAAGGAGCCCGAGTGGAACACCACCGCGCTGGGCGAGACGAAGTGGACCCACGGCGTCGCGCTCGCGCGCGAGCTCGCGACCCGCTTCGGCGGAGCGGTGTCGTCCGACGCCGCAGGCGGCGCGCGCAGCGGCGTGCTCGTGATGCAGCGCATGGGGAAGCACTACCCCGGCGAGAGCCTGCCGCGCTGGGCGATCGATCTGATCTGGCGCCGCGACGGCGAGCCGATCTGGCGCGACCTGCGGCGGCTCGCGTTCCCCGGGAAGGAGAAGCCCAACGTCGAGATCGGCGAGGCGCAGGCGGACACGCTGGCGCGCGCGATCGCGCGGCGCCTCGGGGTCGAGACCACGCCCGTCGCGGGCTACGAAGATCCCTGGGTCCACGCGGTGCAGGAGGAGAACCTGCCCGACGACGTCGACCCGCTCGCCGCGTCGCTCCGCGATCCCGAGGCACGCCGCACGCTCGCGCGCGTGCTCGGCCGCGGGCTCGATCGTGTCGTCGGCTACGCGGTGCCGATCGGTCGCGAGGGCGAGCGCTGGGTCACGTCGAAGTGGTCGTTCCGGCGCGGCGCGATGTTCCTCGTGCCCGGCGACAGCCCGATGGGTCTGCGCCTCCCGCTCGATCGCCTCCCGGGATCGCCGCCGCCCTTCTTCGAGAAGGACCCGACCACGGTCGGAGAGGCATTCGCCCCGCGCATGCAGCGGCCCGGCGACATTCGCCCGGTGCATACCCTCGCGGCCGACGGAATCCTGCGCACCGCGCTGGTCACCGAGGTGCGCGACGGCGTGATGCACGTGTTCGTGCCGCCGATGCCGAGCGCCGACGACTTCCTCGAGCTCGTCGCGATCGTCGAGGACGCGAGCGTCGAGACCGGGCTCCCGGTGCGCGTCGAGGGCTACGCGCCGCCCCACGACGCGCGCCTCCGCACCTGCGCGGTCACGCCCGATCCCGGCGTGCTCGAGGTGAACGTGCCGTTCACCGATCGCTTCGGCGAGTACGTCTCGACGATGGAGACGATCGCCGACGCCGCGCGCCACGCGGGGCTCACGACGATGAAGCTCCAGCTCGACGGTCGCGAGAGCGGCACGGGCGGCGGGCACCACCTCACGCTCGGCGGTCCCTCGCCGAACGACTCGCCCTTCCTGCGGCGCCCCGATCTGCTCGCGTCGTTGCTGCGCTACCTGCAGGCGCACCCCTCGCTCTCGTACCTGTTCACCGGGCTCTTCGTCGGTCCGACGTCGCAGGCGCCGCGCATCGACGAGGCGCGCCACGAGTCGCTCTACGAGCTCGAGCTCGCGCTCGCGCGCATCCCGCGCCACGGATCGAGCGACACCCCGCCTCCGCCGTGGCTGATCGATCGCCTGCTGCGCAACCTGCTGATCGACGTCTCGGGCAACACCCACCGCACCGAGCTCTCGATCGACAAGCTCTGGGATCCCGGCAGCCCGAGCGGGCGCCTCGGACTCGTGGAGCTGCGCGCGTTCGAGATGCCGCCCCACGAGCGCATGGCGGTCGCGCAGATGCTGCTGGTGCGCGGCATGATGTCGATGCTCGCCGCATCGCCCTGGGAGAAGCCGCTGGTGCGCTGGGGCAGCGAGCTCCACGACCGCTTCATGCTGCCCCACTACCTGTGGCGCGATCTCGAGGACGTCCTCGCGGATCTCGAGCGCAGCGGCGTGACGATGGACGGCGCGTGGTTCCGGCCCTTCCTCGAGCTGCGCTGCCCGATGCTCGGCAAGCTGCAGACGGGCGACGTCTCGCTCGAGCTGCGCGCGGCGATCGAGCCGTGGCCGGTGCTCGGCGACGAGCCGCTCGCGGGCGGCACCGCGCGTCACGTCGACTCGTCGCTCGAGCGCGTCGAGGTGCGCGTCGACGGGCTGGTCGAGGGTCGACACGCGGTGATGGTGAACGGGCTGATGCTCCCGCTGCGCGCGACCGGACGCGCCGCGGAGCGCGTCGCGGGCGTTCGCTTCCGCGCGTGGCAGCCGCCGTTCTGCCTGCAGCCGACGATCGGCCTGCACCATCCGCTGCGCTTCGACGTCGTCGACCTCTGGGCGCGTCGCTCGCTCGGCGCGTGCACCTATCACGTGTGGCATCCCGAGGGCCGCGCGTACGACGAGCCTCCGCTCACGCTCGCCGAGGCCGCGGCGCGACGCGCGGCGCGCTTCACCACGCTCGGTCACGCGCCCCACCCGGTCGTGCCGATCGAGACCAAGCCGCACCCCGACCAACCGTTCACGCTCGATCTGCGTCGTTATCCCGTCGACCGGCGGGTGAACGGCGGATGA
- a CDS encoding putative glycoside hydrolase translates to MRRLAALPAALFCIVALVVPAGAQQAPRQDDLSERIQQARGLYITAPYVRVNGARGVVRIVRSSAMDAAVLDLKDATGRVNYDSAIPELQEQETRLHGDVRALVRTLHENGIVAIARIVCFNDPVLAHRMPDRAIQDVRAHRRGRTRVWTSWGTGGAWLDPWDSRNHDLVIAVAREAEALGFDEIQLDYIRFPVDDGVPYAHYPHEQADVRRRDMLHAFLGRLDESIRIPIGVDVFGIQAYWEGDTSGLGQDLSLWTDVVDVYSPMLYLNAMRDWERGTQDRARRLVQIGVQRMRQRLGPRPVIRPFLQAFEQEAEDWGPRFIANQITGARRGGSDGFLFWHPGSNYGTVQRAMQGLAHSLSPFPIPEERTRARVGFGG, encoded by the coding sequence GTGCGTCGACTCGCCGCTCTCCCCGCCGCTCTCTTCTGCATCGTCGCCCTCGTCGTCCCTGCGGGTGCCCAGCAGGCGCCACGGCAGGACGACCTCTCGGAGCGGATCCAGCAGGCCCGTGGCCTCTACATCACCGCTCCCTACGTGCGCGTGAACGGCGCGCGCGGCGTCGTGCGCATCGTCCGCTCGTCCGCGATGGACGCCGCGGTCCTCGACCTCAAGGACGCGACCGGTCGCGTCAACTACGACTCCGCGATCCCCGAGCTCCAGGAGCAGGAGACGCGGCTCCACGGCGACGTGCGCGCGCTCGTGCGCACGCTGCACGAGAACGGCATCGTCGCGATCGCGCGCATCGTCTGCTTCAACGATCCCGTGCTCGCGCATCGCATGCCCGATCGCGCGATCCAGGACGTGCGCGCCCACCGTCGCGGCCGCACGCGGGTGTGGACCTCGTGGGGCACCGGCGGCGCGTGGCTCGACCCGTGGGACAGCCGCAACCACGACCTCGTGATCGCGGTCGCGCGCGAGGCCGAGGCGCTCGGCTTCGACGAGATCCAGCTCGACTACATCCGCTTCCCGGTCGACGACGGAGTGCCCTACGCGCACTACCCGCACGAGCAAGCGGACGTGCGTCGCCGCGACATGCTGCACGCGTTCCTCGGTCGCCTCGACGAGTCCATCCGCATCCCGATCGGCGTCGACGTGTTCGGCATCCAGGCGTACTGGGAGGGCGACACGTCGGGGCTCGGACAGGACCTCTCGCTGTGGACCGACGTCGTCGACGTGTACTCGCCGATGCTCTACCTGAACGCGATGCGCGACTGGGAGCGCGGCACCCAGGATCGCGCGCGCCGTCTCGTGCAGATCGGCGTGCAGCGCATGCGGCAGCGGCTCGGGCCGCGCCCGGTGATCCGGCCCTTCCTGCAGGCGTTCGAGCAGGAGGCCGAGGACTGGGGCCCGCGCTTCATCGCGAACCAGATCACCGGCGCGCGACGCGGTGGCTCGGACGGATTCCTGTTCTGGCATCCGGGATCGAACTACGGGACGGTGCAGCGCGCGATGCAGGGCCTCGCGCACTCGCTCTCGCCGTTCCCGATCCCCGAGGAACGCACGCGCGCCCGCGTCGGGTTCGGCGGCTGA